A single window of Acinetobacter wuhouensis DNA harbors:
- a CDS encoding xanthine phosphoribosyltransferase: MYALEQKILAEGIVLSDQVLKVDSFLNHQIDPAMMQLIGQEFARLFKDAGITKIITIEASGIAPAVMAGLELGVPVIFARKYQSLTLKDDLYRSKVFSFTKQIESTIAISKKHIVKGDKALVIDDFLANGQAALGLADLIHQAEADVVGIGIVIEKSFQPGRQLLLDKGYRVESLARVESLANGTVTFVKE; encoded by the coding sequence GTGTACGCACTAGAACAGAAAATCTTAGCTGAAGGTATCGTTCTATCTGATCAAGTTCTGAAAGTCGATTCTTTTCTAAACCATCAAATTGACCCTGCGATGATGCAGCTCATTGGTCAAGAATTTGCTCGTCTTTTTAAAGACGCAGGTATTACCAAAATCATCACAATTGAAGCTTCAGGTATTGCACCTGCTGTGATGGCTGGTTTGGAACTTGGTGTACCCGTTATTTTTGCCCGTAAATATCAATCTTTAACGCTTAAAGATGATTTATACCGTTCAAAAGTATTCTCTTTTACCAAACAAATTGAAAGTACCATTGCGATTTCTAAAAAGCACATTGTCAAAGGCGACAAAGCTTTAGTCATCGATGACTTCTTGGCAAATGGTCAAGCAGCATTAGGTCTTGCAGATTTGATTCATCAAGCTGAAGCTGATGTTGTCGGTATTGGTATTGTGATTGAAAAATCTTTCCAACCAGGTCGTCAACTTTTACTTGATAAAGGTTACCGTGTTGAATCATTGGCTCGTGTTGAGTCATTGGCAAATGGTACTGTGACTTTTGTGAAAGAATAA
- a CDS encoding acyl-CoA thioesterase, with the protein MESITQNLINLLNVQKMDEYLFQGQCTDLFGTHLFGGQILGQSLIAASKTTDRPAHSLHAYFIRSGRTDLPVLYKVENLRDGKSFATRQVYALQDGAVIFSAMISFAKPEQGLEYQTAAPEYPVPESFKSEQELKILNQDDIPEFMREVVMRQFDLRMHPVNPVNPFRPEKAGAEYAEYVQTFDKLTNEFDIPMFHQAILAYYSDYNLLTTSLRPHGISYANGGVRSASLDHAIYFHSEFRVDDWLLYDMHATRSSQSRGINYGQFWQNGKLVSSVTQESLMRVRP; encoded by the coding sequence ATGGAATCAATTACTCAGAATCTCATCAACTTACTCAATGTGCAGAAAATGGATGAATATCTTTTTCAGGGACAATGCACTGACCTGTTTGGAACACATTTATTTGGTGGGCAAATTCTTGGGCAGTCTCTAATTGCTGCCTCCAAAACCACAGATCGTCCTGCACATTCCTTACATGCTTATTTTATTCGCAGTGGTCGAACTGACCTACCTGTACTTTATAAAGTAGAAAATTTACGTGATGGTAAAAGCTTTGCCACTCGCCAAGTTTACGCACTACAAGACGGTGCAGTAATATTTTCTGCGATGATTTCCTTTGCCAAACCTGAACAAGGCTTGGAGTATCAAACTGCTGCACCAGAATATCCTGTGCCAGAAAGCTTTAAATCAGAACAAGAGCTTAAAATACTCAATCAAGATGATATTCCTGAATTCATGCGTGAAGTTGTCATGCGCCAGTTTGATTTAAGAATGCATCCTGTGAATCCAGTCAATCCATTTCGCCCAGAAAAGGCTGGAGCAGAATATGCGGAATATGTGCAAACCTTTGACAAATTGACAAATGAGTTTGATATTCCCATGTTCCATCAAGCCATTTTGGCATATTACTCAGACTACAATCTGCTCACCACTTCGCTACGTCCACATGGAATCAGCTATGCCAATGGTGGTGTTCGCAGTGCAAGCCTAGATCATGCGATTTATTTTCATAGTGAATTTCGTGTAGATGACTGGTTGCTCTATGACATGCATGCCACTCGATCAAGTCAATCACGTGGTATTAACTATGGTCAATTTTGGCAAAATGGTAAATTGGTCAGTAGTGTGACCCAAGAAAGTTTAATGCGAGTCCGCCCATAA
- a CDS encoding FmdB family zinc ribbon protein encodes MTDEQSVSCPKCGSTDLERRDHEQLLGKAGSVLLTSAGAAAGTVGGAASGASIGAAIGTVAGPLGVIVGGTVGTFVGAISVGITGGFLGNRFGKKAGVIVDQNIFFDYQCKSCKHRFNVN; translated from the coding sequence ATGACTGATGAACAAAGTGTAAGTTGCCCAAAGTGTGGCTCTACAGACCTAGAACGACGTGATCACGAACAACTTTTAGGCAAAGCAGGCAGTGTGTTACTGACTTCCGCAGGTGCTGCTGCAGGAACAGTTGGTGGCGCAGCTTCTGGCGCTTCAATCGGTGCGGCAATTGGAACGGTTGCTGGCCCTTTAGGTGTCATCGTTGGTGGAACTGTCGGAACATTTGTCGGTGCAATTAGTGTCGGAATTACAGGTGGTTTCCTTGGTAATCGCTTTGGTAAAAAAGCTGGTGTGATTGTCGATCAAAATATTTTCTTTGATTATCAATGTAAAAGCTGTAAACACCGGTTTAATGTAAATTAA
- a CDS encoding NTF2 fold immunity protein codes for MHIKIEQSKPSTTTLEFENHQFSDEEIEYILQCKRLLGLSFKQCILSEHHFKKISQFPKLVNLNFENTQVSDVALTHLSQIQSLNYLFIVNSKLTGDGFKSFANHKKLDCIWVCNTQVNDQTLQYFLNIPKLSTLLLHDTQVSFDGLMALAQHPKLRVIANMFSAAQIAEFEQNQRDLQKKNKQYFSHTQVEDAKAKLIHFFEAINQWEASAEQIGFCDELQQKCQQIFQQYCTDKPRHGYRPDGLHYSHAPNFSYTDEIMTDIDHASKKKLYIFTRDRLEGQNRYTLLLIEGEWRIDEKHHFSGGWKKYGL; via the coding sequence ATGCACATTAAAATTGAGCAATCTAAGCCATCCACAACAACATTAGAATTCGAGAACCATCAATTTTCAGACGAGGAAATTGAATATATTTTACAATGTAAACGCTTATTGGGACTGTCTTTTAAACAATGTATTCTTTCAGAACATCATTTTAAAAAAATTTCACAATTTCCGAAGTTGGTTAATCTAAATTTTGAAAATACCCAAGTTTCTGATGTCGCCCTAACCCACTTGTCTCAAATTCAAAGTTTAAATTACTTATTTATTGTAAATTCAAAATTGACTGGAGATGGTTTCAAATCTTTTGCAAATCATAAAAAGTTGGATTGCATTTGGGTCTGCAATACTCAGGTGAATGATCAAACCTTGCAATACTTTCTCAACATCCCAAAACTTTCAACCTTGTTACTACATGATACCCAAGTGAGTTTTGATGGCTTAATGGCTTTAGCACAACATCCTAAATTGCGAGTGATTGCTAATATGTTTAGTGCTGCACAAATTGCAGAATTCGAACAAAACCAACGTGATTTACAAAAGAAAAATAAACAATATTTTAGTCATACTCAAGTTGAGGACGCCAAAGCTAAATTAATCCATTTCTTTGAAGCAATAAATCAATGGGAAGCATCTGCTGAACAAATTGGTTTCTGCGACGAACTTCAACAAAAATGCCAACAGATTTTTCAGCAATATTGTACAGATAAGCCACGTCATGGCTATCGCCCAGATGGTTTACATTATTCACATGCACCTAATTTCAGCTATACCGATGAAATCATGACTGATATTGACCATGCAAGTAAAAAGAAGCTGTATATTTTTACCCGTGATCGTTTAGAAGGGCAAAATCGCTATACATTGCTTCTCATCGAAGGTGAATGGCGTATTGATGAAAAACATCATTTTTCAGGTGGTTGGAAAAAATATGGGCTTTGA
- the wrbA gene encoding NAD(P)H:quinone oxidoreductase, whose translation MQTYVLVLYYSKYGSTKEMAHLIANGIEAAGIAVKIRTVPNLSTVVTEAQASIPEEGDIYCTLDDLQNCAGLALGSPTRFGNMASEMKYFWDQTTSLWLNGALHNKPACVFTSSGSMHGGQESTLLTMLPPLFHHGMMIMGLTNANPALSNTKSGGTPYGATHVSGPRHDQSLSIDEKSLCETQGKRLGEVVRKLSV comes from the coding sequence ATGCAAACCTATGTTTTAGTTCTGTATTACAGTAAATATGGTTCAACCAAAGAAATGGCGCATTTGATTGCAAATGGTATTGAAGCCGCAGGTATTGCTGTAAAAATTCGTACAGTGCCCAATTTATCAACTGTTGTGACAGAAGCACAAGCCAGTATTCCAGAAGAGGGTGATATTTACTGTACCTTGGATGATTTGCAAAACTGTGCAGGTTTGGCACTCGGTTCTCCAACACGTTTTGGTAATATGGCTTCGGAAATGAAATATTTTTGGGATCAAACCACAAGCCTTTGGCTCAATGGTGCTTTGCATAATAAGCCAGCTTGTGTATTCACCTCATCTGGTTCGATGCATGGCGGTCAGGAAAGTACGCTTTTGACTATGTTACCTCCATTGTTCCATCATGGCATGATGATCATGGGGTTAACCAATGCCAATCCAGCATTATCGAATACCAAATCAGGCGGAACGCCGTATGGTGCAACGCATGTCAGTGGACCACGCCATGATCAAAGTTTAAGTATAGATGAAAAGTCATTATGTGAAACACAAGGGAAGCGTTTGGGTGAGGTGGTGAGAAAACTGAGTGTTTAA
- a CDS encoding YihY family inner membrane protein — protein MLDLLKKLPFYDKTWFQFILFVIRRFEADRCRDQAGSLTYTTLFAVVPMLTVFLVIISSIKALEPARQQLQQMIYSNFLPKTSIAFDKAFNVFTDNSSNLTVIGVLFLFVTTVLMLTSIETVFNRIWRVQETRNGIIGFMRYWTIISLGPILLGSAFVISSAMASMSVLSNNFAGYQVDSSILLMLVSFGLTVLGFFILYWTIPNRSIPIQAAAIAGLFGAIAFELLKNLFGFVMANFTSYTIVYGAFAAIPIFLLWIFLSWNIVLLGVEISYALTAFHTGKIQTRHPVLMMLDILELFYKKQKTGEVVTDVEALDILGRGEIGRWPVYVQLLEKQNLIKRTDNNEYVLVRNLDEIDFWSFYTSLPYTLPRRKDVEHVHDDDVWMKHIGPTLIESDEYLAAKLSIPLSTILDDK, from the coding sequence ATGCTGGATTTACTGAAAAAACTTCCCTTTTATGACAAAACTTGGTTTCAGTTTATCTTGTTTGTTATTCGCCGTTTTGAAGCGGATCGTTGTCGTGATCAGGCTGGTTCTTTAACCTATACCACGCTATTTGCTGTTGTACCGATGTTGACGGTTTTTCTGGTGATTATCTCTTCAATTAAAGCACTTGAACCCGCTCGACAACAGCTTCAACAAATGATTTATAGCAACTTCCTGCCGAAAACCAGTATTGCATTTGATAAAGCCTTTAATGTCTTTACCGATAACTCCAGTAATTTAACAGTCATCGGGGTGCTGTTTCTATTCGTAACAACTGTGCTCATGCTGACCAGTATTGAAACTGTATTTAACCGTATTTGGCGTGTCCAAGAAACCCGTAATGGCATTATCGGCTTTATGCGCTATTGGACGATCATTTCTCTTGGACCAATTTTACTGGGAAGTGCCTTTGTCATTTCTTCTGCTATGGCATCAATGAGTGTCCTGAGTAATAACTTTGCTGGTTATCAGGTGGATAGCTCCATCTTATTGATGTTGGTTTCCTTTGGCTTAACTGTTTTAGGCTTTTTCATTCTCTATTGGACTATTCCAAATCGCAGTATTCCAATTCAAGCTGCGGCAATAGCAGGATTATTTGGTGCAATCGCTTTTGAATTATTGAAAAATCTTTTTGGTTTTGTCATGGCGAATTTCACCAGTTATACCATTGTGTATGGTGCATTTGCAGCGATCCCAATTTTCCTACTCTGGATTTTCCTCTCATGGAATATTGTGCTTTTGGGCGTTGAGATTAGTTATGCACTGACCGCATTTCATACAGGGAAAATTCAGACTCGCCACCCCGTTTTGATGATGCTCGATATTTTAGAACTATTTTATAAAAAGCAAAAAACAGGTGAAGTAGTCACCGATGTCGAAGCCCTAGATATTTTAGGACGCGGTGAAATTGGACGTTGGCCTGTCTATGTACAATTATTAGAAAAACAGAATTTAATCAAACGTACTGATAATAATGAGTATGTTTTGGTGAGAAATCTTGATGAAATTGATTTTTGGTCATTTTATACCTCATTGCCATATACCTTGCCACGCCGTAAGGATGTCGAACATGTCCATGACGATG